The window CGGGACAGCGTGGTGATTCACGAACGCGTGGCCGTCGACGGCTGTCGAGTCGACGTGGAGGCTCGAACCATCGCGCACGACTGGAACGCCGAGGTGATGGGTCGCGACGACTTCGTCGCGCCGAGTGCCCTCGCGGTGCGCCGTGAAAGCTTCGTCGCGCTGGGTGGCTTCGACGAAGGATTCCGCTACTCGGAGGACTGGGACTTTCTGCTGCGGGCCGCGCGTCGCGCCGCCCCGCGCCGAGTCGAGGGCGTGACAGCGGAGGTGCGGATGCGCGCCACCGGCCATCTGTCGCAGGACGACGGCGCCGAGCGCGTCGCCTGTTTGTCGCGGCTCGCCGCGCGACACGGACTGGCACCGATCGCGGTCAAGACATTCTGGGAGGTCGCGGAATGCATCGACTCGGGCCCACCCGGCGCGGACGTGCGATGAGCGGTGCGCGATGAGCGACCTGCTCGTGATCGGCGGCGGCCCGGCGGGAGTTTCGGCCGCGCTGTGGGCGCATGCGCTCGACCTGGACGTTCAAGTGATCGAGCAAGCGGCGGTGTCGGGAGGCCAGCTGCGGCGCATTCACTTCGAACCGCCGCAGCTCTCGACCGCGGTGGACGGTGCGGGAGAGGTGCTCGCGAACCGCGCCCGGGACCGGCTCGCCGAGCGAGGCGTTCCGATGCGGCTGCGCGCGCGTGCGCTGCGGCTGTGCGAACCGGTGCTCGGAGTCGAGCTCGACTCGGGAGCGATCGAGCTCGCTCGCGCGATCGTGATCGCGACCGGCTTGCGTGCCCGCCCCCTCGATGCGATCGGCGCCGAGCGATGGATGGGGCACGGTGTCTCCGATTCGGCCACGCGCGATCGTGAGCGCTTCGCCGGTCGTTCGATGGTGGTGGTGGGTGGCGGCGATGCGGCCTACGAAAACGCGCTGATCCTGAGCGATTCGGGCTGCGAGGTGTTGATCGCGCAACGCGCCGCGACACGCGCCCGTGCGCGATTCGTGGCTCGCGTCGCGCAGGATCCGCGCATTCGGGTGCGCGAGCACGTGACCGTGCTGGAGGTGCTCGGCGACACCGAGGTCTCGGGCGTGCGGCTCAAGCGCTCCGACGGCGCGGTCGAGTCGCACTCGTGCTCGGGCGTGGTGGTCAAGCTCGGGCAGGTTCCGAACACCGAATGGTGCCGCGATGCGCTGAGGCTCGACCGGGAGGGGTTCGTGCGAGTCGCCGCCGGCGGGCGCACCTCTCGCCAGGGAGTGTGGGCCGCCGGCGATGTCGTGCGCCCGGCGCTGCTCGCGATCCCGGTTGCGGAGGCCGGTGGTGCCGTCGCGGCCCGCCAGGTTTTCGACTGGTTCGAGGCCGGGTCCCGACACGACTCATGGCCGGAACTGGCCGGCCCCGGATGAGAAGCGGCCGAACAATCCGGGCATGATCGCCTTGAAAACGCGAAACAACGCCACGGTTCGATCGACCGACTGGAGGCGCTTGGGACTTTACTGACACGGCCTTGCGGTGACCCGCAAGCGCCGCAGAGCGCAGGCCTCGGAGTCATGGCACGCGGGCTGCTCTTCGAACTCGGCGGCCCACAGGGATCAGCTGGGCTCGGACCGGCTCGTGGGCATGGATGCCTGCGGCCGGTCTTCTTTTTGGAGTTCCACGGCGCCTGCAACGCTCGATTCCCGTGTACGCCTGAAATTCGGCCTTGTCGCAACCGGGCCCGACGGCGCATTCTTGGTCCCAGCTGCAACTCCACGGGGCCGGCCGCCACGCGATTCTCGGCTCGGACATCCATGGTCGACATCCTCAGCCTGCGGTGTGATTCGCCGCCAACCGGGAAGGCCGCCGATGAAATTGTTACTCCGAGTCATGCTCGTCGCCGCTGCGATCGCATGGTGTGCTCCGATCTCGAGCGCCCTCGCGCAGGCGTATGACACCCCGACCATCGAGCTGGTCGAGACCACGCGCTACTCGGTGACGGTGCGCATTCACGCGGGCGCGTCCGGCATGCCGGCGGGCTTCGGTCTCGACTGGATGCGCAAGTCCGACTACGACACCGGCGGTTGGAACTCGACCTACTACTACTGCTCGTTCTGGGGCACGGCGACCTGGAACTTCGAGCCCGGCAACGACAGCTACCTGCTGGCTCCCAACCAGAGCCAGATTGTCGAACTCGGTGACGTGTTCGACGAGACCGGCATGAGTGCCGACTACTTCGACGAGCTCGAGCCCGGCACGCAGTACGTCGTGCGCATGTATGCGCTCGGCGACGCCAATGGCGACGTGAGCGACTACTCCGGGACGATTCTGGGCGACACCAAGCCCAAGGATCCGGATTGCGTGTTTTCGCAGGGCTACTGGAAGAACCATTCGAATGCGTGGCCGGTCGCCTCGCTGACGCTCGGCAGCGTCTCCTACACCAAGACCCAGCTGCTCAGCATTCTCAACAAGGCGGCGCAGGGCAATGGCCTGATCATCCTGGCCAAGCAGCTGATCGCGGCGAAGCTCAACCTGGCGATGGGTGCGAATCCTTCCCCGGTCAGCTCGACGATCTCGGCCGCGGACGCCCAGATCGGCAGCCTCGTGATTCCGCCGGTCGGTTCGGGCTTCCTCACGCCGAACTCGACCAGCATCAAGTCGAAGACGCTCGACGACTTCAACAACGGCAAGATTCCCACCGACTGCACGCCCACGCCGGCGCACAGCACCTCGTGGGGCTCGAT is drawn from Candidatus Eisenbacteria bacterium and contains these coding sequences:
- a CDS encoding glycosyltransferase, which encodes MANEPITVSVVIATRDRPELLRDALASVAAQSHPPLEVLIADDRDTSASPPPPAESVSRDVWAIAADPSLALLAIRVLRSGGVGVAAARNRAAREAGGVVLAFLDDDDRWHPEHLTGLAAAFIDPAVEVAFRDSVVIHERVAVDGCRVDVEARTIAHDWNAEVMGRDDFVAPSALAVRRESFVALGGFDEGFRYSEDWDFLLRAARRAAPRRVEGVTAEVRMRATGHLSQDDGAERVACLSRLAARHGLAPIAVKTFWEVAECIDSGPPGADVR
- a CDS encoding NAD(P)/FAD-dependent oxidoreductase, which codes for MSDLLVIGGGPAGVSAALWAHALDLDVQVIEQAAVSGGQLRRIHFEPPQLSTAVDGAGEVLANRARDRLAERGVPMRLRARALRLCEPVLGVELDSGAIELARAIVIATGLRARPLDAIGAERWMGHGVSDSATRDRERFAGRSMVVVGGGDAAYENALILSDSGCEVLIAQRAATRARARFVARVAQDPRIRVREHVTVLEVLGDTEVSGVRLKRSDGAVESHSCSGVVVKLGQVPNTEWCRDALRLDREGFVRVAAGGRTSRQGVWAAGDVVRPALLAIPVAEAGGAVAARQVFDWFEAGSRHDSWPELAGPG